The nucleotide sequence AACGCCGTCGCCATGGCGCCTCCGAGCTGCGAGACCTACCAGCGCGCACGGCCACGCGGGGGTGACTTCGAGCAGTTGTCGGAGCTGTTCGGCCTGTCGATCTACCGCTGGTTCGAGGCCGACTTCACCCGATTTCGCGACTTTCTGCTCTCCTGCGGACGCGAAATGCCGAGCTTGCGTGGCGATGTGCCCTCCGACGCCTGGGACGCAGCCGTCGCGCAGAGTGTCGCCGGGCTGAAGGAGTACGCCGGCTACGGTCAAGGACGGCCTCGGACGCAGCTCGATCCTGACACACCGGACTACACGCCGACCTTTCGTAAGATGAGCTGCGACCGCTTCACCCGGACAAGCATCGATGGGTGGGCGGGCAACGCAGCGCCGGGTAAGATCGAGGGGGCGCCGTTCACCGTACCGGTCGAATACTGGAATGATGAGGTTTGGCAGGCGCTGGAAAATCGCTTCCTCGAATGCGAACGGCAGAGGCAGTCGCCGAACGCGACCAGAACCATCGTGGGTCAGGTGATCGGTAGGCAGAGGGATCGATACTACTGGGAGATCGATCGCGCCCAGGAGCCTCGGCGCAACAGGAAGTCGATTGCTTGGGCGCAGAAGCAGCAACGACAGGAAGCCGAGGAGATGGAGACGTTTCGGCGGGAGCAACAAGCCCGGCTGGCGACCGATCCATGCAACCGAATCGAAGTTCGGCGGCAGATGATGGAGGCAGCCAACGCCATGGCGCGGACCCGCTATGGCGCGCGCACGCTGGTCGATCTGACCGACGGGCGCACGAGCGGCCTCGAACCCGCGCCGGGACGCTCGTGCATCTTCACGGCGGACTGGTCGTCGGGGCAGCGTGGCGTCGTGTTGATCACACAGCGCAAGAACTCGTTTGGCGACGATCTCATCGAGGTGCGGCCGTTCGAGCGTTGATATCTAACACTACTTTGGCAGGTTGAGGGAACGCAGCGGGTGTTCGCGGCTTCGCATGCCACGGCGATAGACGTGGGTGATCGCGATGTCGGAAGCGGGCGGATGGCGCGACGATCTGGATCGGTGGCTGCAACCGTTCCTGGCTGGCCTGTCGCATCCGGCACGCCGGGCGATGTGCCCATCCTACGTGGCCGGGCTCATCGGCCTGGGTGATCGCAAGAGCGTCCAGCCGATGGCGGCTCGGGCCGATGGGGTTTCCTACGACCGGCTACACCACTTCATCGCGGCCGGGATCTGGGATGAGGGGCCGCTGCAGCGGGCGCTGCTCGACGAGGCCGATCGCCTTGTCGGCGGGGCGGATGCGGTCTTGGTCATCGACGACACCGCGTTGCCGAAGAAGGGCAACCGCTCCGTCGGGGTGGCGCCGCAATATGCTACGACGCTGGGCAAGACCGCCAACTGCCAGACGTTGGTGTCGCTGACGCTGGCGCGCGGCGAGGTGCCGGTGGCAATCGGCCTGGCGCTGTTCCTGCCCGAGACTTGGACGAGCGACCCGCACCGGATGAGCAGGGCCGGTGTCCCCGAGGACCGGCGCGAAGCCCGCACCAAGCTGGAGATCGCCGTCGCGGAGATCGACCGGGTCCGGGAGAGGGGCGTGCGCTTCGGCTGCGTGCTGGCCGATGCGGGTTATGGGTCCGCCCCGTTCCGACAGGCCCTGAGCGCGCGTTGCCTGACCTGGGCTGTCGGGATCTCGGGACGCAGCAAGGTCTATCCGGCCGACGTGACGATGATCCTCCCCGTCGCGGGGCGCGGACGACCGCGCAAGCGTCACGTCCCGGACCAGGTCTCGGTTGCGGCCGAGACGATCCTGGCAGACATGACCGGCCGGGCGGTGGCCTGGCGGCACGGCACCAAGGGTCGGCTGCGGGGCCGCTTCTGCGCGTTGCGCGTCCGGATGGCCGATGGTCCGACCCAGCGGATCGGCACGAAAGGCAACCAACACCTGCCCGGTGACGAGGTCTGGCTGGTGCGCGAGGAGCGCGGCTCGGGCGAGCGCAAATACTACCTCACGAACCTCCCCGCCGACGCGACCCTCAAGCAACTGGCCGCAACGATCAAGGCGCGCTGGATCTGCGAGCAGGCGCACCAGCAGATGAAGGAGGAACTCGGCCTCGACCACTTCGAGGGCCGCTCTTGGACCGGGCTGCATCGCCACGCGCTGATGACGATGATGGCCTACGCCTTCCTCCAATCCCGGCGCCTCGCAGCGACGGGACGGAAAAAAAAGAATCGCCTGCCCACCGCCCCAGCCCTCGATGCCGGCCGTCCGCCAAGCCATCCTGGATCACCTCAGCCGGCCACCACCGCGGCGATGCCCGTACTGTGAGGCCGCCCTCGACCAGCCACCTTGAAGGCAATCTGCCAAAGTAGTGCTAAAATACAATCGCAAATGAGCAGCTCTATCCGCGAAGTGAAGCGTTCGATCATCGCCCACTCCGCATCCGTAAGGTCAAGTCGCGCCAGCCTCAGGCACCCGCCCTCTTTGGCTGAGCTCCATATGCTTACCAGCGACGCTGTCGGGACAGCGGTCAGCGAGGCTGGACGAGTCCGCTGCCCCGGAGGGGACGACGTTCGTGCAGGGCCTGCTCCAGAGCGTCAACCACGAAGGTGATGTCCCGTTCGGCTTGCCGGACCCAGTTCCGCAGCGTTTCGCCCGTGCAACCGATCTTGGCTGCGATCGAGCGCATCCCCCCCATATTGCGAGCCGTGCTCGCCCTGGTGGTCGAACACCTTCCGCACCGCGCGTTTGCGGACCTCAGGCGAAAAGGGTGTGCTGCGCTTCGTCATGGCTCCATCCTCTTGAGAATTGAAGCCTCCGGGAAACCCAGAGCGGTTCAACCAGTTGCCCGGCCTACCCTCGTGGGTCGTAGGCGACCGCGGCTACTCCAGCCATCGCTTCCGCGACCACATCTGGACCACGGGTGCGCGTCCTGCGATCCTGACTGTTGCCAAGTTGTGCCAGCGCCACGCCTCGGCATGATCGGCCGCTACGTCCAAGCCGTGAGAGTAGATCTTCCCAATCTGGCTCATCTCGTGTCCGTCGCCGGTCGGCGGAGCCATTTCTTCGGCAGCGCATCGTCGCACACCACGCCGCCGGCATCTCGATCGCGGACGCCGAGCCCGTGGGTAGCCTCTCTGCTCACGCGACCCGGCGGGATGCCGACGGTAGCCCCGCCGTTCAGTGATTGCGACCTCGGCACTGCGGTCGTGAGCGACAAACGTGTATCGTTTAGGTTGCACGAACTTGTGCAACAGTAAGACGGTGCGGGCGGCAACTCCCGAGAGTCGAGCTGACCGCCCACGCGCGCCTCATCAGTCGGGGTCTCGCTTACGCTTCCATCACCGTGGCTTCATCGACGAGTTGCAGCACCATCGTCCGCAGATGATCCGACCCGTCGCGACGCAATCGCCGGGCGATGCGCGCAAGCGTCTCCGCCGCTCGACCTTCGCCGAACTGTTTGACCATTTCAGCCACGGCGACGTGTACCAGCATCGCTCGTGCGTCGGCTTTGGACAGGCAGGTGCGGTCGCGTGTGTAGGGCGGTGACAAAACCATCCACTGGAGCGTCGGCTTTGTGCTGATGCGGGCGGTGTAAAAGCCGGCCAGTGGAGAGGCTTCTCTTTCGAGAGGAGCCGAGGATGTTCGTCGTGGAAGTCTACGCAGCCGTTCGGCAGTTCGTGTTCATCGAGGGCCAGTCCCGGCGTGAGGCGGCTCGGGTCTTCGGGTTGAGCCGAGAGACGATCGCCAAGATGTGTCGGTTCTCGTTGCCGCCGGGCTACACACGCTCGAAGCCGGTCGAGAAGCCGAAGCTCGGGCCTCTTCTGCCAGTGATCGCGGCGATCCTTGAGGCGGACCGGACTGCACCGCTCAAGCAACGCCATACGGCCAAGCGGATCTTCGAGCGCCTACGCGACGAGCACGGCTATGCCGGTGGCTATACCGTGGTGAAGGACCACGTACGGATCTGCCGAGCACGGGGGCAGGAGACTTTCGTGCCGCTCGCCCACCCGCCCGGCCATGCCCAGGTCGATTTTGGCGAGGCGGTCGCCACCATCGCTGGCGTGCGCCGCAAGATCCATTTCTTCTGCATGGATCTGCCGCACTCCGACGCCTGCTTCGTGAAGGCGTATCCGCGGGAGACCACCGAAGCTTTTCTCGACGGGCATGTCGCCGCCTTCGCCTTCTTCGGCGGCGTGCCTCTGTCGATCCTGTACGACAACACCAAAATCGCAGTGGCCAAGATCTGCGGCGACGGACAGCGTGAGCGTACGCGCGCCTTCACCGAGTTGGTGAGCCACTGCCTGTTCCGGGATCGCTTCGGCCGTCCGGGCAGGGGCAACGACAAGGGCAAGGTCGAGGGGCTGGTCAAGTTCGCCCGGTCCCACTTCATGACCCCGGCTCCGGAGGCGGCCTCGTTCGAGGCGCTGAACGCTGACCTGGAGCGCCGCTGCCGAGCTCGGCAGAACGAGTGCGCCGGGCGGCATCCCGAGAGCATCGGAACGCGGCTCATGGCCGATCGAGTGGTTCTGCGAGCCCTGCCGGCGGTGCCGCTGGAGCCGTGCGAGAAGAGGGCCGGGCGCGTCTCGTCGACCGCGCTGGTGCGCTATCGCGGCAACGACTACTCGGTGCCGACCACCTACGGCTTCCGGGACGTGCTGGTGAAGGGCTTCGTCGAGGAAGTCGTGATCCTGTGTGCGGGGGTCGAGATCGCCCGGCACCCGCGCAGCTACGGCAGCGGCGTTTTCGTCGCCGAACCTCTGCACTACCTCGCGCTGATCGAGACCAAGCCGAACGCCCTCGACCAAGCCGCGGCACTCCAGGGCTGGGATCTGCCCGAGG is from Methylorubrum sp. B1-46 and encodes:
- the istA gene encoding IS21-like element ISMdi7 family transposase, which translates into the protein MFVVEVYAAVRQFVFIEGQSRREAARVFGLSRETIAKMCRFSLPPGYTRSKPVEKPKLGPLLPVIAAILEADRTAPLKQRHTAKRIFERLRDEHGYAGGYTVVKDHVRICRARGQETFVPLAHPPGHAQVDFGEAVATIAGVRRKIHFFCMDLPHSDACFVKAYPRETTEAFLDGHVAAFAFFGGVPLSILYDNTKIAVAKICGDGQRERTRAFTELVSHCLFRDRFGRPGRGNDKGKVEGLVKFARSHFMTPAPEAASFEALNADLERRCRARQNECAGRHPESIGTRLMADRVVLRALPAVPLEPCEKRAGRVSSTALVRYRGNDYSVPTTYGFRDVLVKGFVEEVVILCAGVEIARHPRSYGSGVFVAEPLHYLALIETKPNALDQAAALQGWDLPEAFQHLRHLLEARMGNRGKREFIQVLRLMEAMPKDLVAWAVTEAIRLGAIGFDAVKLIALARLERRPPRLDLSAYPHLPRPAVRATMAADYTVLVPEVAA
- a CDS encoding IS701 family transposase → MSEAGGWRDDLDRWLQPFLAGLSHPARRAMCPSYVAGLIGLGDRKSVQPMAARADGVSYDRLHHFIAAGIWDEGPLQRALLDEADRLVGGADAVLVIDDTALPKKGNRSVGVAPQYATTLGKTANCQTLVSLTLARGEVPVAIGLALFLPETWTSDPHRMSRAGVPEDRREARTKLEIAVAEIDRVRERGVRFGCVLADAGYGSAPFRQALSARCLTWAVGISGRSKVYPADVTMILPVAGRGRPRKRHVPDQVSVAAETILADMTGRAVAWRHGTKGRLRGRFCALRVRMADGPTQRIGTKGNQHLPGDEVWLVREERGSGERKYYLTNLPADATLKQLAATIKARWICEQAHQQMKEELGLDHFEGRSWTGLHRHALMTMMAYAFLQSRRLAATGRKKKNRLPTAPALDAGRPPSHPGSPQPATTAAMPVL